In Penaeus chinensis breed Huanghai No. 1 chromosome 2, ASM1920278v2, whole genome shotgun sequence, the following proteins share a genomic window:
- the LOC125036883 gene encoding trypsin alpha-3-like produces MMGVVSQAAPPHFNGSLPFVIEPRVNFDDTCRCGQKAASRIVGGVTTGVNEWPWQAALMYGSQQFCGGSLINDRYVLTAAHCTESMRASDLTIRLAEHRLSTSSETSVVSRSVSEIIEHPNYQPGDEINDIALIKLSSPVKVSDTVLPVCMPPANPTYAGRTATATGWGTTSSGGSSSDTLREVDVTVLSNTACQSGNYGSAIQDTMLCAGSAGKDSCQGDSGGPLVFKDGGGNYDQIGVVSWGYGCGAQGYPGVYTRVNSYLDWIKSNTADGVYCKGMVL; encoded by the exons ATGATGGGGGTTGTCTCCCAAGCAGCGCCTCCCCACTTCAACGGCTCGCTGCCCTTCGTCA TCGAGCCTCGCGTGAACTTCGACGACACGTGTAGGTGTGGGCAGAAAGCCGCCTCCAGGATCGTGGGCGGGGTGACCACGGGCGTGAACGAGTGGCCGTGGCAAGCGGCGCTGATGTACGGTTCGCAGCAGTTCTGCGGCGGATCCCTGATCAACGACCGATACGTCCTGACCGCCGCCCATTGCACCGAA AGCATGAGAGCGTCTGACCTGACCATCCGTCTGGCCGAACACAGGCTGAGCACTTCCTCAGAGACTAGTGTTGTCAGCAGGTCCGTGTCTGAGATCATCGAGCATCCGAACTACCAGCCGGGTGACGAGATTAACGACATCGCTCTCATTAAACTGTCATCGCCAGTCAAG GTAAGCGACACAGTGTTGCCAGTGTGCATGCCGCCAGCCAACCCCACATACGCCGGCAGGACGGCCACTGCCACAGGTTGGGGAACCACCAGCTCCGGAGGCTCGTCTTCGGACACTCTGAGGGAAGTCGACGTCACG GTGCTGTCGAACACCGCGTGTCAGTCCGGCAATTACGGAAGCGCCATTCAAGACACCATGTTGTGCGCCGGAAGTGCAGGCAAGGACTCGTGCCAGGGAGACTCCGGCGGCCCTCTGGTGTTCAAGGACGGAGGCGGAAACTACGACCAG ATCGGCGTGGTGAGCTGGGGCTACGGCTGCGGAGCTCAAGGCTACCCCGGCGTGTACACCCGCGTCAACAGCTACCTCGACTGGATCAAGAGCAACACAGCCGATGGCGTTTACTGCAAAGGAATGGTTCTCTAG
- the LOC125034821 gene encoding uncharacterized protein LOC125034821, with product MGAKLQFLAAAGVAWWWWAAVAPASVSSINVYRSLDYSYMCYSLYPDNVTVATISRISCAATCSSQRCGLFGFEGGVCTLGSVGMVPADPQDTYLYVLADPSAARVSTPLPVIGKPAFGSSFWTSPRDLIPDLAVDGSEVNPSYYHSHPTVSNPWWVLDLQACHLVNEVQVQPKGGGGHTYHFKSVEIRVGMEFDSSLYTDTSSDFSSWALLGTYAGPPSTQDPVIFSSSTGLLGRYISIQRLETSTPYLVLTEVWVGTPDASRTPQLVRLMLA from the exons ATGGGTGCGAAGCTGCAGTTCCTGGCGGCGGCGGGCGTGGCTTGGTGGTGGTGGGCGGCGGTAGCGCCAGCAAGCGTCTCCTCGATCAACGTCTACCGGTCTCTGGATTACTCTTATATGTGCTACTCCTTATATCCCGACAACGTCACTGTAGCCACCATCTCCAGGATTAGCTGCGCCGCCACCTGCTCTTCACAGCGCTGCGGCCTCTTCGGCTTCGAGG GTGGTGTGTGCACTTTGGGCAGTGTGGGCATGGTACCTGCCGATCCCCAGGACACATACCTGTACGTTTTGGCTGACCCGTCTGCTGCCCGAGTCAGCACGCCCCTGCCTGTCATTGGAAAGCCGGCCTTTGGCTCGAGTTTCTGGACAAG CCCCAGAGACCTAATTCCCGATTTGGCAGTGGACGGGTCGGAGGTCAACCCTTCCTATTACCACTCGCACCCTACCGTAAGTAACCCCTGGTGGGTACTGGACCTCCAAGCCTGCCACCTGGTGAATGAAGTGCAAGTTCAGCCGAAGGGGGGTGGCGGACACACCTATCACTTCAAGTCTGTTGAG ATCCGCGTGGGCATGGAATTTGACAGCAGTCTGTACACTGACACTAGCAGTGACTTCAGCTCATGGGCCTTACTGGGAACATACGCTGGGCCTCCTTCCACACAGGATCCAGTAATTTTTTCAAGTAGCACAGGCTTGTTAGGCAGGTACATAAGCATCCAGCGACTTGAGACGTCCACTCCGTACCTCGTTCTCACTGAGGTCTGG GTTGGTACGCCTGATGCATCCCGCACGCCGCAGTTGGTACGCCTAATGCTAGCTTGA